The Phaeobacter porticola genome contains the following window.
CGAGGCACGTGCTAAGGTCGCGTATCTGCCGGAAAATGCCACCTTTCATTCTGCCCTAACCGGATTGGAACACATCACTTATTACCTGCGCTTGCGCGGTGAGCCTGTTTCAGGGGCGATGGCGCTGCTCGACAAGGTTGGTCTGGTACAGGCCGCCAAGCGGCGGATTGGCACCTATTCCAAGGGCATGCGTCAACGGGTGGGGTTAGCGCAAGCGCTGATCGGACATCCCAGCCTCTTGGTGCTGGATGAGCCAACCAGCGGTCTGGACCCCGTTTCGCGGCGCGACTTTTACGAACTTTTGGATGGGCTGGCCGCTGAGGGTGCCGCGATTTTGTTGTCCAGCCACGCCTTAACTGAGGTCGAGGCGCGCACTGATCGGCTGTTGATATTGTCAGGCGGCAGAATGGTTGCCGAAGGGTCGCTGCACGATCTGCGCCGTGAGGCCGCCTTGCCTGTTTCGATGCACATCACAGCGGTAAATGGCTACGATACCGACATCCTTGCGGCCTTGCCAAATGCCATTCGTGTGGGTGGTGACCTTCATGTCACCTGCGCTCAGGACCAAAAGCTCCAAACGCTCGCCGATGTTGCTGCGCTGAAAGGCAAGGTCGCTGACATCGAAGTTATCCCACCCAGCCTTGAGGATATCTATAGCCATTTCAGTCGGAGGGACGGCCAGTGATTGCCAGAATTATTGCCACAGCCATCCACGAGGCCCATATCGCGCGACGCAACCGCTGGGTGCTGATCGCGGTGGTTTTGATGGTGGTCTTCTCGTTGGTCTTGTCGGCGGTGGGATCGGCCCCAAGCGGGGGACTTGGCGCGGATCGCCTTTCCATTACGGTGGCGTCGCTTACCTCGCTCTCGGTCTATTTGGTGCCACTGGTGGCACTGCTTATGTCTTTTGATGCAGTTGCAGGCGAAGTTGAACGCGGCACATTGCCTTTGCTGCTTACTTATCCCGTGGCGCGGTGGGAAATCCTTGGAGGTAAGCTGATTGCCCACACGAGCATTTTGGTGATCGCCCTTCTGGCTGGTTACGGTGTGGCGGCATTGATCGCGGTGGCGAACGATCCTGCCGCCGTTGCAGGGGTTGGTTCGCTCTGGCGTCTGACGTGGACTTCGACGCTACTGGGAGCCACATTTTTGGGGATCGGCTATGCGCTGTCATCATTGTCGCGGCGCGCGTCTGGTGCAGCCGGGCTGGCAATCGGGCTTTGGCTGGGGCTGGTTGTGCTCTATGATCTGGCGCTTTTAGCCGCTGTGGTAGCGGACGGCGGCGGCATCTTTACAAAGCAAATTTTCCCAACCGCATTGCTTGTCAATCCGGCTGATGCCTTCCGCCTGTTCAACCTGACCGCCTCGCAGGCCACGTCGACGGCATCAGGAGTTGGGGGGGCTGCGGCGTCTATCGCACTATGGCAATCGCTTTTGTCGATACTGCTCTGGCCAATCTTGGCCCTTGGTCTTGCCACGCGCGCCTTCAGAAAGGTCGATCCATGATCCGGTTGTTGAGTACCCTCACCCTGTTAACATTGAGTGCCTGCAAAGAAGAATTGGCTCAGGATACGACGCCTCTGCCGCTTACTGTCGACGCTGTGGGTCATTTTTGTCAGATGAATGTTCTTGAGCATGATGGCCCCAAGGCGCAAGCACACTTGGGCGGGCTGCCTCAAATGCCGCTGTTTTTCAGTCAGGTGCGTGACGTCGTGGCCTACATTCGGCTGCCCGAACAGACCCATGAGATTCTGACAATTTGGGTCAATGACATGGGCGCGCAAGGTGCCACATGGACGGATCCAGGCACGACAAACTGGATCGCTGCGGATGCCGCGTATTTTGTTGTGGGGAGCCGGGTCTTAGGCGGGATGGGCACCCCTGAAATTGTGCCCTTTGCTGATGTCACAAAAGCCAATTCATTCGCGGTGAAGAATGGTGGGCAGGTGATGAGATTAACGCAGATACCTGACGCTGCGGTGCTGACTCCCGTTGTTATCGACGGCGACAGCGATGACGCGGATTTCGAACAACGTTTGCGCAAACTGGCGCGCACATCAGGAGATTGATCCCATGACTACCCGTCGTCGTTTTCTCACCATCAGCGCTGCTGCCCTTGCATTTCCCTATCAGAGTGTGGCTACGCCTGTTTATACATGGCAGGGTATCGCTTTGGGTGCGCGCGCAACGTTACGATTGGCTCACCCTGACGCAAAAGCTATCTGCGCAAGAGTTGCGACCGAAATAGCGCGGCTTGAGGACATCTTTAGCCTGTACCGCCCCAATAGCAGGCTAATGCAATTGAACCGCACAGGCCGGTTGGATTTTCCGCCGTTTGAACTGCTTGAATGTCTTTCAATTGCAGGGACTGTACATCGTGCCAGTGAGGGAAGATTTGATCCGACGATCCAGCCGCTTTGGGCCTGCTACGCCGAAGCGTCCGCGCATGGGATGCTACCGGAGAAAGATGCGATCACCCGAGCCGGTTTGAAGATTGGTTGGGAACGTGCGCGCATTGATTCATCTGCTATTGTGCTTGAGCAGGAAATGGCGCTCACCCTCAATGGGATCGCACAGGGCTATATCGCGGATCGCGTGGCGGAAATGCTGGTGGATGAAGGCCTCAGAAATGTTCTGATTGATACAGGCGAGTTTCGCGCGCTTGGGACCCATCCCGAGGGGCGTGCCTGGCCCGTCACCTTAGCCGCAGGCGGCGAAGTACCCCTTGATGCGCGGGCACTTGCCACTTCCGCGCCTCTTGGCACAACCTTTGATGAACACGCGCGGGTGGGGCATATCCTCGATCCCCGAACGGGTCAGCCAACGCAAAGCAATTGGCAAGAGATATCTGTATCCGCTGCATCAGCAGCCGTTGCGGATGCGATTTCGACCGCAGCATGTCTGCTCGAAACCAAAGACGAAATCGATACATTCGTGGCTCAGTTTCGTGGCGCCCAAGTAGAAGATGCAACTGCCGATTGAATTTTGTGTCTTCAGGTGGATCAGCACCTTGCCTGCAAATGCATAAACCCGTCCGGGGTAAGGGGAAGCCTTCATATCATCCCGTTTGTGCAACAAAGCTGGGGATTACCGAAGCACCTTTAAGGTCGAGTTAGTTAATTTTACATAATCATCATTATCATATTTAGCGCTGTACGCGCAAAGCGATAATGTCACCCATGAGCAAAGCAGAAGTGTCACTCTCCTCGTAAAACGATGTGAGGATGAGCGGACATGGGATGGGTGGTGATGAGCGAGCGCGAGTTGAACCGCGTGGAAGTTTTGGCGCAGGTCGATGATGGCCGGCTGAGCGTCGACAATGCGGCGAACATGCTGGACCTGACACGTCGTCAGGTTTTCCGGCTGCTCAAGCGATACCGTCAGGATGGCGCAGCCGCGATCCGGCACAAATCGCGCGGCAAAATTCCAAACAATCAGATCCACAAAGCCAAACGCGACTATGCGTTGGGCCTGATCAAGGAACAGTATCCGGATTTCGGGCCGACCCTGGCGGCCGAGATGCTGGCCGAACATCATGGCTTCAAAGTCTCTCGCGAGACGCTTCGGAAGTGGATGGTTGAAGATGGCATCTGGCTTTCGCGCAAGCAGCGCCGCCAGTTCCACCAGCCGCGTCTACGCCGAGAATGTTTCGGCGAGCTGATCCAGATCGATGGGTCAGACCATCGTTGGTTTGAAGATCGCGCAGGTCCCTGCACCCTGCTCGTCTTCATTGATGATGCCACCAGTACCTTGATGGAGCTTCGGTTTCGAAGCACTGGAAAGCTATTTGCTCGAACACGGACGCCCCGTTGCATTCTACAGCGACAAACACACAGTGTTCCGCGTGGCCAAGGAAGACGCCAAGGCTGGCGCGGGTATGACCCAGTTTGGACGTGCTTTGAATCAGTTGAACGTCGAGATCTTGTGCGCCAATTCAAGTCAGGCCAAGGGGCGCGTTGAGCGCGCCAACCGGACCTTGCAAGATCGGCTCGTGAAAGAACTGCGGCTGGCTGATATTTCGGATTTGGAAGCTGGAAACGCCTATCTGCAAGGCTTCAAGGGCCGTTACAACACCCAGTTCGCCAAATCGCCGGCCAAGCCTGACAACCTGCACCGCGCGCTCAACGTCGAGCCGGACCGGCTGGATGAAGTGCTGTGTTGGCGCGAGAACAGGTACGTCGGTAAGCAGTTGACGTTTTCTTATGACCGCAAGCGGATCATGCTGGAAGAAAGTGATGTGACGCGCGGCCTTGTGGGCAAATACGTAGACACCTACGCCTTTGTCGACGGCCGGTTTGAGGTGCGCTCAAAAGGCCGATCCCTGCCCTACAAGATCTTCGACATGGACCAACGGGTCACTCATGCCGCCATCACCGACAACAAGCGCTTGGGTGCCGTGCTCGAGCACATCAAAGACATGCAAGATAAGGCCCCGCCAAAATATCCAGTCAGAACAAATTCTGAGAAGATGGGGTATAAGCCAAATGGCAAACGTCCCGGCAGACCTTCCAGCGCACGTGCCAAAAAGACGATTGTACAGGCGGCGGAATAGGCCCAGGTTTGCGGCATGGATACTGACGACGACCCAGAGATCATCTTCTCCGATTACACGCAATCCGTTGTCATCGACGGGCATCATTTCGATGTCGAGATATATAAGACCAGCATCCATCCCGGCTGGATCCTGTCCGTAGAGAACCAGTTCGGAACGTTGACCGTGTCGGACAATCCACCCTTTTTCGGCGACGTCCTCGCCTGGCGCGCCTTTGAGGAACTCGTCCGCGAGGAAGGTATCAAAGCCTTCTACAACAAGAAAGAGCGTCGCAAGCTTGGTCTATGACCAACCACCGCAAGGCTTATCAACCCTACGATATATGACGTCTCCGGGCTGCTAAGCCTTGCTACCGGCAGCGCATTTGGTGACACTTCTGCTTTGCGCAACCAGTGACATTTCTGAATGGTGTTTACAAGATTTTGTAGGTGGCAATGACCGACAGCGTTCACATCAGCCAGGCCTTCAACATGGTCAAGTCGATGTTCATACACGAAACTATCGAATCGGATGTGCAGATCGGCGATGACGGCAGCGATTTCCATTTCGGCGGCCGCGGCGAAGACCTCGTGCTGGGCCGGGGTGGCAATGACTTTGCCTGGCTCGGCGGTGGCGACGATGTGGCCCTGGGCGGATTGGGCAATGATGTGGTGATCGGCAATCGCGGGGACGATCTGATCTCTGGCGGCTCCGGCAACGACACGCTGCTGGGTGGGCATGGCGACGACCTGCTGGCTGATGGGGCCGGTAACGACAAGTCACGCGGCGGTAATGGCAACGATGTCCTTGTGGATGGCACCGGTTCGGACGTTTTGCATGGGGGCGCTGGTTCGGATGTCTTCCTGTTCACTCAGGCAGAGCTTTATGGCGGTGAAACAGGGGCGGACAACAACCGTTTCATCGGTGGCGGAGGCCACGACACGCTGGTGCTGCGGCTTGAGGAAGACGCGGACATACCGGATATCGAATTTGGCCGCGGCGGCAAGATCACCATTGATGATCTGGGCATCACGGCGCGTGGCATCGAAAAGATTGAGATCGTGCATGGTCTCGATCTGGCCGGCACAGAGTTGGAGAATCACACGCTGGCAGAGGAAGCAATGCTCTGGGGCTTCATCTAATAACAGAATCTGAACAAAACCCGCTATATTCTGATTAAATGCGGGGCAGGAAGTTGCCTGCCCCGAAACCCTGTAAGGCTTTGCCATCGGCTTCGGTTCGCACGTTTTGTCTTGGCATAGCTTCCGGGCTTGTCAGTTGCGCCCTCAACGGCAACACGCCCCTGGCTGAAACTGCGATTGCGTGCCGGGGCGAAATACCATATATACCAGCCTCATAGGCACCTGTAGTGCAGCCAGATTGAGTGCCGTCCTCCGAAGCCAAAGGTCGCAGGTTTGAATCCTGCCGGGTGTAAAGTTTTCACACTAAATTCAGTAGATTGTCTGACGTCAGCGCCTATGGGGGGTTCCCCCTTGTGATAGCATCTCTGGCCTTTTGTGTTTCCAGTCATTTGCCTGTTCGATTTTTCGGCTGATGGCCAGCAACGCGCCTTCTTGCCCGAATCCTGCTGTCAATTGCACCCCGACCGGCAGGCCTGCGCCATTCCAGAACGTGGGCAGGCTGACGGCGGGTTGGCCAGTCAGGTTTGCAATCAGGGTGAACCCGAGGAAAGTAAAGAACCGGTTCATCACAGTCTCGCCAGACATTTGTGCCCCATCAAAATGGCCCAGCGTCGGCGGTGGCGTGCCCAAGGTGGGGGAAAGAACCATGTCAAACTTTGCATCATGGGCACAGATCCGGCGCGATTGGGCGTGAAACCATGCGTGATCCTGCAAATATTGTGCCGCAGAAACCTGTGTTCCGCGCGCGTACAGGAATTGGTTAAACGGCTCGCATTCTGCAGCAACCGCATCGGCAGGGCGTCCGGTGGCGGCAGAGGCTGCCAAAATCCCACGCGTTCCAGCCAGTGACCAAAGCCGGGCATAACGGGTGCGGAACTCTTCCACAGGCAGGTCAATCTGTGTCTCGATCACCTCGTGCCCCAGATCTTGCAACAGCGCGGCCGCATCGTCCACCGCCGCCCGACAATCGGCATGGATCCGGGTGTCAAGACCGGTGTCGTAGCGCAATCCAATGCGCAACCGGCCGGGCACGCGCGCACTGGCGGCCAGAAAACTCTCGTCCGGGGGAGGTGCCGTATAAGGATCCCCAAGCGAGGGCCCAGCGGTGGCATCCAATAAGGCCGCGCTGTCACGCACCGACAGGCTCAGCACATGTTCGGCGACAATCCCCGACAGGCCTTCGCCCAGATCGGGGCCCAGCGAGTTGCGCCCGCGCGTGGGTTTCAAGCCAAACACCCCGCAACAGGACGCGGGAATTCGGATGGAGCCGGCACCGTCGCCGCCATGCGCCGCAGGGAGTATGCGGGCTGCGACCAAAGCACCGGCCCCGCCGCTGGACCCACCGGAAGAGTGATCAAGGGACCAGGGGTTGCGCGTTGGGCCGTGCAGGACAGGTTCGCAGGTGCCCAATGTGCCAAATTCGCAGGTGTTGCTGCGCCCGAGAATGCGCAAACCGGCACGGCGATAGCGCCGGATGATTTCTGAATCGTGATCCACCACATTGTTGGCAAGGGCCTGACAGGCACCGGTCGTGATCTGCCCCTCCACATGGGCGTAAAGATCCTTGATGAAAAAGGGAACGCCCGCAAAGGGCCCCTCACCCGGCGCCGCCGGCGGTGGCACATCATAGGTGGCAACAATCGCATTGATGGACGGGTTCACCCGGTCAATCCGCGCCAACACCTGATCTTGCAGCTCTTGTTCGGTGATCTGCTTGTCACGGATCAGCCGCGCCAGATCGGTCATATCGCACGCTTGGTATTCTTCATCGGTCAAAATCATCATTCGGGCCTTCCTGATCGTAAAAAGGATGCGCCCCCCGACGAGACAGAAGGGCGCATCAAGGTCTCAGCTGGCGGAGAGCCAGGTCTCAAACCGTTTCGACAATGTCT
Protein-coding sequences here:
- a CDS encoding ABC transporter ATP-binding protein; amino-acid sequence: MNSTLTISHLTKTFGGVKALSDVSLNVAPGERVALLGHNGAGKSTLMKIILGLISVDCGKISVCGSTPGGDEARAKVAYLPENATFHSALTGLEHITYYLRLRGEPVSGAMALLDKVGLVQAAKRRIGTYSKGMRQRVGLAQALIGHPSLLVLDEPTSGLDPVSRRDFYELLDGLAAEGAAILLSSHALTEVEARTDRLLILSGGRMVAEGSLHDLRREAALPVSMHITAVNGYDTDILAALPNAIRVGGDLHVTCAQDQKLQTLADVAALKGKVADIEVIPPSLEDIYSHFSRRDGQ
- a CDS encoding ABC transporter permease; amino-acid sequence: MARIIATAIHEAHIARRNRWVLIAVVLMVVFSLVLSAVGSAPSGGLGADRLSITVASLTSLSVYLVPLVALLMSFDAVAGEVERGTLPLLLTYPVARWEILGGKLIAHTSILVIALLAGYGVAALIAVANDPAAVAGVGSLWRLTWTSTLLGATFLGIGYALSSLSRRASGAAGLAIGLWLGLVVLYDLALLAAVVADGGGIFTKQIFPTALLVNPADAFRLFNLTASQATSTASGVGGAAASIALWQSLLSILLWPILALGLATRAFRKVDP
- a CDS encoding nitrous oxide reductase accessory protein NosL, producing the protein MIRLLSTLTLLTLSACKEELAQDTTPLPLTVDAVGHFCQMNVLEHDGPKAQAHLGGLPQMPLFFSQVRDVVAYIRLPEQTHEILTIWVNDMGAQGATWTDPGTTNWIAADAAYFVVGSRVLGGMGTPEIVPFADVTKANSFAVKNGGQVMRLTQIPDAAVLTPVVIDGDSDDADFEQRLRKLARTSGD
- a CDS encoding FAD:protein FMN transferase; protein product: MTTRRRFLTISAAALAFPYQSVATPVYTWQGIALGARATLRLAHPDAKAICARVATEIARLEDIFSLYRPNSRLMQLNRTGRLDFPPFELLECLSIAGTVHRASEGRFDPTIQPLWACYAEASAHGMLPEKDAITRAGLKIGWERARIDSSAIVLEQEMALTLNGIAQGYIADRVAEMLVDEGLRNVLIDTGEFRALGTHPEGRAWPVTLAAGGEVPLDARALATSAPLGTTFDEHARVGHILDPRTGQPTQSNWQEISVSAASAAVADAISTAACLLETKDEIDTFVAQFRGAQVEDATAD
- a CDS encoding calcium-binding protein encodes the protein MTDSVHISQAFNMVKSMFIHETIESDVQIGDDGSDFHFGGRGEDLVLGRGGNDFAWLGGGDDVALGGLGNDVVIGNRGDDLISGGSGNDTLLGGHGDDLLADGAGNDKSRGGNGNDVLVDGTGSDVLHGGAGSDVFLFTQAELYGGETGADNNRFIGGGGHDTLVLRLEEDADIPDIEFGRGGKITIDDLGITARGIEKIEIVHGLDLAGTELENHTLAEEAMLWGFI
- a CDS encoding amidase, whose amino-acid sequence is MMILTDEEYQACDMTDLARLIRDKQITEQELQDQVLARIDRVNPSINAIVATYDVPPPAAPGEGPFAGVPFFIKDLYAHVEGQITTGACQALANNVVDHDSEIIRRYRRAGLRILGRSNTCEFGTLGTCEPVLHGPTRNPWSLDHSSGGSSGGAGALVAARILPAAHGGDGAGSIRIPASCCGVFGLKPTRGRNSLGPDLGEGLSGIVAEHVLSLSVRDSAALLDATAGPSLGDPYTAPPPDESFLAASARVPGRLRIGLRYDTGLDTRIHADCRAAVDDAAALLQDLGHEVIETQIDLPVEEFRTRYARLWSLAGTRGILAASAATGRPADAVAAECEPFNQFLYARGTQVSAAQYLQDHAWFHAQSRRICAHDAKFDMVLSPTLGTPPPTLGHFDGAQMSGETVMNRFFTFLGFTLIANLTGQPAVSLPTFWNGAGLPVGVQLTAGFGQEGALLAISRKIEQANDWKHKRPEMLSQGGTPHRR